Proteins from one Pseudarthrobacter sp. BIM B-2242 genomic window:
- a CDS encoding cysteine hydrolase family protein, whose product MIAVLMIDMQQAFFEDPALERQKEETVRQCNHLITAAKDNNVKVLLVKTEHEQDKSTWTLNMLEDDQGFIFRGTAQADFVPGLRTEGLPHLLKTRDSAFLGTDLHLRLRNWNADTIVLAGVSTHNCVAQTAADAFAYNIRVIHAADATASEDKNAAAAVQDILSREYRQRVLPLTEIIGLLEAAQ is encoded by the coding sequence ATGATTGCAGTATTGATGATCGATATGCAGCAGGCCTTCTTCGAGGATCCCGCTCTTGAGCGGCAGAAAGAGGAGACGGTCCGCCAATGCAACCACCTGATAACCGCGGCGAAGGACAACAACGTCAAGGTCCTGCTTGTGAAGACCGAGCACGAGCAGGACAAATCGACCTGGACGCTGAACATGCTCGAGGATGATCAGGGTTTCATCTTCCGCGGCACGGCGCAGGCCGATTTCGTCCCCGGCCTGAGGACGGAAGGGCTCCCCCATCTCCTGAAAACGAGGGACAGCGCCTTCCTCGGTACGGACCTGCACCTGCGCCTGCGAAACTGGAACGCGGACACAATCGTGCTGGCCGGGGTATCAACGCATAACTGCGTGGCCCAAACAGCCGCCGACGCCTTCGCCTACAACATCAGGGTTATCCACGCCGCTGATGCCACTGCATCGGAGGACAAAAATGCCGCCGCGGCCGTACAGGACATCCTGTCCCGCGAGTACCGCCAGCGCGTCCTGCCGCTCACGGAAATCATCGGGCTGCTCGAGGCGGCACAGTAG
- a CDS encoding Y-family DNA polymerase, whose product MSKPALMRHMPQIAHVDVNCFYASAERAFDPSLEGRPVVVLSNNDGCAVTRSPEAKALGIPIGEPWFKLAPRAKEWGLVALSSNYELYGDISARVMELLGRYSAWLEVFSIDEAFLGVKGTPAELLTLGHEMKTAVRRNVGVPVCVGIATTKTLAKLANKWAKNNPAFGGVCHWDSVPAEDRETLMSRLSVIEIWGIATRLTKRLNARGIHSILDLSRADPVMIRDRFSVVMMRTVLELQGTPCIPMEEERVGRDQLIFSRSFATAITTAHDLRQVLSVYGQQASARLAKHDLQAKVLTSFAATSHFNPNDTSFPSVCVPLPMPTADPVILTRAAHALLPLIHEGVKYAKAGIMVTDLRPTGNQAPLAVFENPHEERHIGSLLEDVSRKYGRGSIGLGHAGIRSGLDWTMKRDMLSPRYTTRWDELPLVKAA is encoded by the coding sequence ATGTCTAAGCCGGCCCTGATGCGGCACATGCCGCAGATCGCCCACGTGGACGTGAATTGCTTCTATGCCTCCGCCGAACGGGCCTTTGATCCGTCCTTGGAGGGCCGGCCCGTCGTGGTCCTGTCCAACAATGACGGCTGCGCCGTCACCCGCTCCCCGGAAGCCAAGGCGCTGGGCATCCCCATCGGTGAGCCGTGGTTCAAGCTCGCCCCGCGGGCCAAGGAATGGGGGCTCGTTGCCCTGTCCAGCAACTACGAACTCTACGGCGACATCAGTGCCCGGGTAATGGAACTGCTGGGCCGCTACTCGGCCTGGCTCGAGGTCTTCAGCATCGACGAGGCCTTCCTCGGCGTCAAAGGCACCCCGGCGGAACTGCTCACCCTCGGCCATGAAATGAAAACCGCCGTCCGGCGGAACGTCGGCGTGCCCGTCTGCGTCGGGATTGCCACCACAAAGACTCTCGCGAAGCTGGCCAACAAATGGGCGAAAAACAACCCGGCCTTCGGCGGCGTCTGCCACTGGGATTCCGTTCCGGCCGAGGACCGGGAAACGCTGATGAGCCGTCTTTCGGTCATCGAGATCTGGGGAATCGCCACGCGGCTGACCAAACGGCTCAACGCCCGCGGCATCCATTCCATCCTCGACCTGTCCCGGGCAGATCCGGTGATGATCCGGGACCGGTTTTCCGTGGTCATGATGCGCACCGTCCTGGAACTCCAAGGCACCCCCTGCATCCCGATGGAGGAGGAGAGGGTCGGCCGGGACCAGCTGATTTTCTCCCGCTCCTTCGCCACGGCGATTACCACCGCGCACGACCTCCGCCAGGTCCTCTCCGTCTACGGCCAGCAGGCTTCAGCCCGGCTGGCAAAGCATGACCTGCAGGCCAAAGTCCTCACTTCGTTCGCCGCCACCTCACACTTCAACCCCAACGACACATCCTTCCCGTCAGTGTGCGTCCCGCTGCCGATGCCCACAGCGGATCCGGTAATCCTGACCCGGGCCGCGCACGCGCTCCTGCCCCTGATCCACGAGGGCGTGAAATACGCCAAGGCCGGAATCATGGTCACCGACCTGCGGCCCACCGGCAACCAGGCGCCCTTAGCCGTGTTCGAGAACCCGCACGAGGAACGCCACATCGGCAGCCTTCTCGAAGACGTTTCCCGAAAGTACGGCCGCGGCTCCATCGGCCTCGGCCATGCCGGCATCCGCAGCGGGCTCGACTGGACCATGAAGCGGGACATGCTCTCGCCCCGCTACACCACCCGGTGGGATGAACTGCCCCTCGTCAAAGCCGCCTAG
- a CDS encoding LexA family transcriptional regulator: MGVLIGPRVIDAGVSLLSVLISPVPVAAGFPSPAQDYFDGRIDLNEHLIKDITSTYVVRVSGDSMEGAGISDGDELIVNRALEPRDGCVVVAVLDGELTVKRLRITPAGVVLQAENPRYPDIRVPTLSELTIWGVATRCLHHV, translated from the coding sequence GTGGGCGTACTTATCGGGCCCCGCGTGATAGATGCGGGCGTCTCATTGCTGTCAGTTCTAATCTCTCCCGTTCCCGTCGCTGCGGGCTTCCCGTCGCCGGCGCAGGACTACTTTGACGGCCGGATCGATCTGAACGAGCACCTGATCAAGGACATCACCAGCACGTACGTGGTGCGGGTGTCCGGGGACTCGATGGAAGGTGCCGGGATCAGCGACGGCGATGAACTGATCGTGAACAGGGCGCTGGAGCCACGGGACGGCTGCGTCGTGGTCGCGGTCTTGGATGGGGAACTCACGGTGAAGCGGCTGCGGATCACGCCCGCCGGCGTCGTGCTCCAGGCGGAGAACCCCCGTTATCCGGACATCCGGGTTCCCACCCTCAGCGAGCTCACCATCTGGGGCGTGGCGACGCGGTGCCTGCACCATGTCTAA
- the rsgA gene encoding ribosome small subunit-dependent GTPase A has protein sequence MNSSSGSTLNSTIPDPTTPTSGGPRLFGFTPSVAQHFASHPLASATAPGRVVRVDRNLLVVAVGTDLLHLPYPLTGETAVTGDWVWIGPNRAGERQILGVLPRRSELSRKRAFEDSSAAQVLAANMDMVGVVVPVDRPLTHNRLERTLVAAWDSGATPLVIITKADLAAVADDVVGKVILQAAGVDVVTTSAETRDGIDELLGHIPAGGTIVLLGPSGAGKSTLINALVGRDVQDTGEVRSGDFKGKHTTTSRELVPLPNGTVLMDTPGVRGFGLFDAEDGIGEMFGDVAALASECRFSDCAHQGEPGCAVQAAIDDGLLEERRWHNYLKMQRELAALARRSDSAAQRAYQREWHQKVVSAGKSQRWAERETAERRDRPGRKRR, from the coding sequence GTGAACTCTTCTTCAGGCAGCACCCTGAACAGCACCATCCCTGACCCCACAACACCAACCAGCGGCGGCCCGCGCCTGTTCGGCTTCACCCCGTCCGTCGCCCAACACTTCGCAAGCCATCCCCTCGCATCCGCCACCGCGCCCGGCCGGGTGGTCCGCGTGGACCGCAACCTGCTGGTCGTGGCGGTGGGCACCGACCTGCTGCACCTGCCCTACCCGCTGACCGGTGAAACGGCGGTGACCGGGGACTGGGTGTGGATCGGGCCCAACCGGGCCGGCGAGCGCCAGATCCTGGGCGTCCTTCCGCGCCGCTCGGAACTGAGCCGCAAGCGCGCTTTCGAGGACTCCTCTGCCGCGCAGGTCCTGGCCGCCAACATGGACATGGTGGGCGTGGTGGTGCCCGTGGACCGGCCCCTTACGCACAACCGGCTGGAGCGGACACTTGTAGCCGCCTGGGATTCCGGGGCCACTCCCCTGGTGATCATCACCAAGGCGGACCTCGCCGCGGTGGCGGACGACGTCGTCGGGAAAGTGATCCTGCAGGCGGCGGGTGTGGACGTGGTCACCACGTCCGCGGAGACCCGCGACGGCATTGACGAACTGCTGGGACACATTCCGGCGGGAGGAACCATTGTCCTCCTGGGGCCGTCCGGCGCCGGGAAGTCCACGCTCATCAACGCCCTGGTGGGCCGCGACGTCCAGGACACCGGAGAGGTTCGGAGCGGTGACTTCAAGGGCAAGCACACCACCACCTCGCGCGAGCTGGTGCCGCTGCCCAACGGAACCGTCCTGATGGACACACCCGGCGTCCGCGGCTTCGGACTGTTCGACGCCGAGGACGGGATCGGCGAGATGTTCGGCGACGTGGCGGCACTGGCAAGCGAATGCAGGTTCTCGGACTGCGCCCACCAGGGTGAGCCCGGGTGCGCCGTCCAGGCAGCGATCGACGACGGTCTGCTCGAGGAACGCCGCTGGCACAACTATCTGAAGATGCAGCGCGAACTGGCCGCCTTGGCCCGCCGGAGCGACTCTGCCGCCCAGCGGGCCTACCAGCGGGAGTGGCACCAGAAGGTGGTATCCGCCGGGAAGTCGCAACGGTGGGCGGAGCGAGAGACGGCCGAGCGGAGGGACCGGCCCGGACGCAAGCGCCGCTGA
- a CDS encoding FAD-dependent monooxygenase, with protein MVDVIIAGGGPTGMMLAGELALAGIDVAIAERRPTPELAGSRAGGFHSRTIEILDQRGIADRFLAEGKPVQAAFFGTTKLDVSDFPSRHPYTLGLWQNHIERILAGWIGELGVPVHRGRAVTGFDQDAGGVEVHLSDGTMMRALYLVGADGGRSAVRKAAGIGFPGWDATRSSLIAEVEVTGETPAGMRIDEVGVHGLSLMEDGRTTRVVVTEKHIGPATEPTLADLSRALKDIYSTDFGVHSPTWISRFSDATRQAAAYRSGRVLLAGDAAHIHSPSGGQGIGLGIQDAVNLGWKLAQVVRGIALDSLLDTYHAERHSAGARALKHTMAQAVMQRADPRVGALADTVAGLLDIDEARKRLGGLISGLDVRYDFGEGHPLLGRRMPDLDVVAAAGPLRMFTLLHHARAVLLNLGAPGSIDPGPWAERVQAVDATYDGGWQLPVIGAVSAPAAVLIRPDGYVAWTGDGTRTGLEQALAIWFGPARP; from the coding sequence ATGGTTGACGTGATCATTGCCGGCGGCGGCCCGACCGGGATGATGCTGGCCGGTGAACTGGCGCTGGCAGGCATCGATGTGGCGATTGCGGAGCGCCGCCCCACGCCGGAGCTGGCGGGCTCGCGCGCGGGCGGGTTCCACTCCAGGACCATCGAAATCCTCGATCAGCGCGGAATTGCGGACCGCTTCCTCGCTGAGGGCAAACCTGTCCAGGCGGCGTTCTTCGGGACCACCAAGCTGGATGTGAGCGACTTTCCCAGCCGGCACCCGTACACGCTCGGCCTGTGGCAGAACCACATCGAGCGGATCCTGGCCGGCTGGATCGGAGAGCTGGGTGTGCCGGTCCACCGGGGACGTGCGGTGACCGGCTTTGACCAGGACGCCGGCGGTGTGGAGGTGCATCTCAGCGACGGGACGATGATGCGGGCGCTCTACCTGGTGGGCGCCGACGGCGGGCGCAGCGCTGTCCGGAAGGCAGCCGGCATCGGGTTCCCCGGCTGGGATGCGACCAGGAGCAGCCTGATCGCCGAGGTGGAGGTGACCGGGGAGACTCCGGCGGGCATGCGCATCGATGAGGTGGGGGTCCATGGGCTGTCCCTCATGGAGGACGGCCGGACCACGCGGGTGGTGGTCACGGAGAAGCACATCGGACCGGCCACCGAGCCCACGCTGGCTGACCTGAGCAGGGCGCTGAAGGACATCTACAGCACCGACTTCGGCGTCCATTCTCCGACCTGGATCTCCCGATTCAGCGACGCCACCCGGCAGGCCGCGGCCTACCGCAGCGGCCGGGTGCTGCTGGCCGGGGACGCCGCGCACATCCATTCCCCGTCGGGCGGACAGGGGATCGGGCTCGGCATCCAGGACGCCGTGAACCTCGGCTGGAAGCTCGCCCAGGTGGTCAGGGGAATCGCGCTGGACAGCCTCCTTGACACTTACCATGCCGAGCGGCACTCCGCCGGGGCCCGTGCGCTGAAGCACACCATGGCGCAGGCCGTGATGCAGCGGGCCGATCCGCGCGTCGGTGCGCTGGCCGATACGGTGGCAGGCCTGCTGGACATCGATGAGGCCCGGAAGCGGCTGGGCGGGCTCATTTCCGGCCTGGACGTCCGCTACGACTTCGGCGAGGGGCACCCGCTGCTGGGCCGCCGCATGCCCGATCTCGACGTCGTCGCCGCCGCCGGTCCGCTGCGCATGTTCACCCTCCTGCACCACGCCCGTGCGGTGCTGCTCAACCTCGGCGCGCCCGGCAGCATTGACCCGGGGCCGTGGGCGGAGCGGGTGCAGGCGGTGGACGCAACGTACGACGGCGGGTGGCAGCTTCCGGTGATCGGTGCGGTCAGCGCCCCTGCCGCCGTGCTGATCCGGCCGGACGGGTATGTGGCGTGGACGGGAGACGGGACCAGAACGGGGCTTGAGCAAGCGCTGGCCATCTGGTTCGGGCCTGCGCGGCCCTAA
- a CDS encoding GNAT family N-acetyltransferase, translating into MPLLIAPDVSYHSSWLEGAAEFDGTRQDGGGSDGWPVAELKEARTFRRFVDSLRNDALPESPRPPGHVPCTYLWIVDGGTFLGSLAIRHHLTDFLLEQGGHIGYSVRPSARRRGHASAALAEALPMARDLGIGRALLTCDEENFGSRATIEKNGGVYEDTRNGKRRYWIDTAIRIAGS; encoded by the coding sequence ATGCCTCTCCTCATCGCCCCCGACGTCAGCTACCACTCCTCCTGGTTGGAGGGAGCCGCCGAATTTGATGGAACCCGCCAGGACGGCGGCGGTTCAGACGGCTGGCCGGTGGCAGAACTCAAGGAGGCCCGGACCTTCCGCCGGTTTGTGGACTCGCTCCGCAACGATGCGTTGCCGGAGAGCCCGCGCCCGCCGGGGCACGTGCCCTGCACCTACCTGTGGATCGTGGACGGCGGGACGTTCCTGGGCTCCCTGGCCATCAGGCATCATCTGACCGATTTCCTCCTCGAGCAGGGCGGACACATCGGCTACAGCGTCAGGCCTTCCGCCCGGCGCCGCGGGCACGCATCTGCTGCCCTGGCGGAGGCCCTGCCGATGGCCCGGGACCTGGGCATCGGCCGGGCACTGCTCACCTGCGATGAGGAAAACTTCGGCTCGCGGGCGACGATTGAAAAGAATGGCGGCGTGTACGAAGACACGCGCAACGGGAAGCGCCGCTACTGGATTGACACCGCAATCCGTATCGCAGGCAGTTAG
- a CDS encoding DMT family transporter: MRLSRSMLVAALSLVAATLFWAGNYVVGKIAVAELSPLSLVYLRWLLAVVPLFLVAQVVERPAWRLVLRAWPWLLALSLFGLAGYNFLLYAALQFTDPFNASLINAFNPALIVVASVLFLHERLSRAAVVGLLLALLGVLVILSKGNLVTLLEAQHNAGDLLMLGAIVSWTAYTIIGRRAPRLPPITSTALQAFILVAALTPVALVQGIDLPQTAGTAWSMAYIAVFPSLLSYLLWNRALQTIEPAKAGVFLNLITVFAAILTLLTGQALTLAQVLGGTVVIAGVALANKEAFARRPEPPPTGSAPQARAVD, encoded by the coding sequence ATGCGTCTGTCACGTTCGATGCTGGTTGCTGCCCTCTCACTTGTTGCTGCAACGCTTTTCTGGGCCGGCAACTATGTTGTGGGAAAGATCGCGGTAGCCGAACTCAGCCCATTGAGCCTGGTCTATCTGCGGTGGCTGCTGGCCGTGGTGCCGCTGTTCCTCGTGGCGCAGGTGGTCGAACGCCCGGCGTGGCGGCTGGTCCTGCGTGCCTGGCCCTGGCTGCTGGCGCTGAGCCTTTTCGGCCTCGCAGGCTACAACTTCCTGCTTTACGCCGCCCTGCAGTTCACCGATCCTTTCAACGCCTCGCTGATCAACGCCTTCAACCCGGCGCTGATTGTGGTGGCTTCGGTCCTGTTCCTGCACGAACGTCTCAGCAGGGCCGCCGTCGTGGGCTTGCTGCTCGCCCTGTTGGGCGTGCTGGTGATCCTCAGCAAGGGCAACCTGGTCACCCTGCTGGAAGCACAGCACAACGCCGGGGATCTGCTGATGCTCGGGGCGATTGTCAGCTGGACGGCCTACACGATCATCGGACGCCGGGCACCCCGCCTGCCGCCCATCACCTCCACCGCCCTGCAGGCATTCATCCTCGTGGCGGCGCTGACTCCCGTGGCCCTGGTCCAGGGCATCGACCTGCCACAGACTGCCGGCACTGCGTGGTCCATGGCGTACATCGCGGTGTTCCCGTCGCTGCTGTCCTACCTGCTCTGGAACCGGGCACTGCAAACCATCGAACCCGCAAAGGCCGGTGTCTTCCTTAACCTCATCACCGTGTTCGCCGCCATCCTGACCCTCCTGACGGGACAGGCACTCACCCTCGCGCAGGTGCTCGGCGGGACCGTTGTCATCGCCGGTGTTGCCTTGGCCAACAAGGAGGCCTTCGCCAGGCGCCCCGAACCGCCCCCGACGGGCAGTGCTCCTCAGGCACGGGCCGTGGATTAG
- a CDS encoding dihydrofolate reductase family protein has protein sequence MSRVTCDLTISLDGYLAGPNQSMTEPLGENGERLHGWMFKDAENNAAELAGILAAGAYIMGRNMFAGPGPGPWDPEWRGWWGEEPPYHAPVFVLTHHQRDPLEMAGGTTFNFVTDGIESALAQAREAAGSRDMAIAGGARTVQQFLAAGLIDELRLHTAPVLLGAGERPLDGVTDLTLEPTEVRGTRLVTHVTYRVVH, from the coding sequence ATGAGCCGAGTCACGTGCGATCTGACCATCTCCCTTGACGGATACCTCGCCGGTCCGAACCAAAGCATGACGGAGCCGCTGGGCGAGAACGGCGAGCGCCTCCACGGGTGGATGTTCAAGGACGCCGAAAACAACGCGGCCGAGCTGGCAGGCATCCTCGCGGCAGGCGCCTACATCATGGGCCGGAACATGTTCGCCGGGCCCGGACCCGGCCCGTGGGACCCGGAATGGCGGGGCTGGTGGGGCGAGGAACCGCCGTATCACGCCCCCGTTTTTGTGCTCACCCACCATCAACGCGATCCGCTGGAGATGGCGGGCGGGACCACGTTCAACTTCGTCACCGACGGCATCGAATCCGCGCTGGCGCAGGCCCGGGAGGCGGCAGGCAGCAGGGACATGGCCATTGCCGGCGGGGCCAGGACGGTGCAGCAGTTCCTGGCGGCTGGCCTGATTGACGAGCTGCGGCTCCACACGGCACCCGTGCTCCTGGGCGCGGGTGAGAGGCCGCTGGACGGCGTCACAGACCTCACGCTGGAGCCCACCGAAGTGCGCGGCACCCGCCTCGTCACGCACGTGACCTACCGGGTTGTGCACTGA
- a CDS encoding PEP/pyruvate-binding domain-containing protein, with protein sequence MTYVNDLADVGRGDVAAAGGKAVGLGGLIQAGLPVPPGFVLTTAAYSHFVEANQFEAAIQELAALPPGADPQEYEAASGRIRTLFKTGTMPAEVAAGLGSAYERLGDGDGDGDTAVAVRSSATAEDLATASFAGQQETYLNVRGMAALSAAVLDCWASLWTARAMAYRARQGIRPDQVRLAIVVQRMVDADAAGVMFTANPSNGRRDQTVISAAWGLGESVVSGAVTTDDVIVDAGTGSVVSRQTADKDVMTVTAVNGIREEPVAAARRRAPVLDDREAAELAGYGARIADYFGAPQDIEWARAGGRFFLVQSRPITALPEPAADTPDTWEVPYPKGLYFRASIVEQLPDPLTPLFADLIDGSVSRSLRLLMSEAVGKNVLREGDVRLPTINGYAYYYYRNSGMVRMLGRMFTAMGALARGRAHMGVAGWSDYSHPRYERVIREWAAKPLAELPGEELLEGVRTLLDAGAVYYTAVQSIIPLAATSELSFAAFYDRLVRRDGDPPARTFLLGYDSQPIRAEKSLFDLAGWARSDPGLATALVESPTAVLTECQRTGSPPPGVDAVLWQEWRFSFQEHLGFFGHTVYNLDFASPVPADDPSAQLETVRFYLRGQGADPHERQRLLTERREQLTSQMAARLGPRRRAAFLRLLRWAQATAPIREDALADVGLAWPLLRRMLLELGRRLVDSGVVALPDDVFWLQHQELRSAVEFGLAAPGAGIGATAVAISGAGRPVRAAAVEERRMLWRGQARAAAPQMLPESRWMEKAFGSMMPAGSQHQSGDIIKGAGASSGRVTAPARVLRGPQDFPFMEPGDVLVARITTPAWTSLFAMASAVVTDVGGPLSHSSIVAREYGIPAVLGTGVATQRLTSGQQIRVDGDAGTVTVEHPATAQAARAVA encoded by the coding sequence ATGACCTATGTCAACGATTTGGCCGATGTAGGACGGGGCGACGTCGCCGCAGCCGGCGGCAAGGCCGTGGGACTGGGCGGCCTCATCCAGGCCGGGCTGCCGGTGCCGCCGGGGTTTGTCCTGACCACCGCCGCCTATTCGCATTTCGTCGAGGCCAACCAGTTCGAGGCTGCTATCCAGGAACTGGCCGCGCTGCCACCGGGCGCGGACCCGCAGGAATACGAGGCCGCCTCGGGGCGGATCCGGACCCTGTTCAAGACCGGCACCATGCCGGCCGAGGTCGCGGCCGGACTCGGCTCCGCCTACGAACGGCTCGGCGACGGCGACGGCGACGGCGACACCGCCGTGGCGGTCCGCTCCTCCGCCACTGCCGAGGACCTTGCCACGGCCAGCTTCGCCGGGCAGCAGGAAACCTACCTGAACGTCCGCGGGATGGCGGCATTGTCCGCCGCGGTACTCGATTGCTGGGCGTCGCTGTGGACCGCGCGCGCCATGGCCTACCGCGCCCGCCAGGGCATCCGCCCGGACCAGGTGCGCCTCGCCATTGTGGTCCAGCGGATGGTGGACGCCGACGCCGCCGGGGTGATGTTCACCGCGAACCCTTCCAACGGCCGCCGCGACCAGACGGTGATCAGTGCCGCGTGGGGCCTCGGCGAGTCAGTGGTCAGCGGTGCGGTCACCACGGATGACGTGATTGTCGACGCCGGGACGGGCTCCGTGGTGTCGCGGCAGACCGCCGACAAGGACGTCATGACTGTCACCGCGGTGAACGGGATCCGGGAGGAGCCGGTGGCGGCAGCCCGCCGTCGTGCGCCTGTTTTGGATGACCGCGAGGCGGCCGAGCTGGCCGGTTACGGGGCACGGATAGCGGACTATTTCGGGGCGCCGCAGGACATCGAGTGGGCGCGTGCCGGTGGCAGGTTCTTCCTGGTGCAGTCCCGGCCCATCACGGCCCTCCCTGAACCTGCGGCCGATACCCCGGACACCTGGGAGGTGCCGTACCCCAAGGGCCTCTACTTCCGCGCGAGCATTGTGGAACAGCTGCCGGACCCGCTCACGCCGCTGTTTGCCGATCTCATTGACGGTTCGGTTTCCCGCTCGCTGCGGCTCTTGATGTCCGAGGCGGTGGGTAAAAACGTCCTGCGCGAGGGCGACGTGCGGCTGCCCACCATCAACGGCTATGCGTATTACTACTACCGCAACTCGGGGATGGTGCGGATGTTGGGCAGGATGTTCACGGCGATGGGTGCGCTGGCACGTGGCAGGGCGCATATGGGGGTTGCCGGCTGGAGCGACTATTCGCATCCCCGCTATGAACGGGTGATCCGGGAGTGGGCGGCGAAGCCCCTCGCAGAACTCCCCGGGGAGGAACTGCTGGAGGGAGTCCGGACCCTGCTGGATGCCGGCGCCGTCTACTACACGGCTGTGCAGTCCATCATTCCGCTCGCCGCCACCAGCGAACTCTCCTTCGCCGCTTTCTACGACAGGCTGGTCCGCCGCGACGGCGATCCGCCGGCCCGGACGTTCCTCCTGGGCTACGACAGCCAGCCCATCCGCGCGGAAAAGTCCCTGTTTGATTTGGCCGGCTGGGCGCGCAGCGATCCCGGACTGGCAACGGCTTTGGTGGAAAGTCCGACGGCGGTGCTCACCGAGTGCCAGCGCACCGGGTCCCCGCCGCCAGGCGTGGACGCCGTCCTGTGGCAGGAATGGCGCTTCTCCTTCCAGGAGCACCTGGGCTTCTTCGGCCACACGGTCTACAACCTTGACTTCGCGAGCCCGGTGCCGGCCGATGATCCCTCCGCCCAACTGGAGACGGTTAGGTTCTACCTCCGCGGGCAGGGCGCTGACCCGCACGAGCGGCAGCGGCTGCTCACCGAGCGACGGGAGCAGCTGACCAGCCAGATGGCGGCCAGGCTGGGGCCGCGCCGCCGGGCTGCGTTCCTCCGGCTGCTCCGGTGGGCCCAGGCCACCGCACCGATCCGCGAGGACGCCCTGGCCGACGTCGGCCTGGCCTGGCCGCTGCTGCGGCGGATGCTCCTCGAACTCGGCCGGCGGCTGGTGGACTCCGGCGTGGTCGCTTTGCCGGACGACGTCTTCTGGCTGCAACATCAGGAGCTGCGGAGCGCCGTCGAGTTCGGGCTGGCCGCGCCGGGAGCCGGAATTGGGGCCACGGCAGTTGCCATCAGCGGAGCCGGGCGGCCGGTCCGCGCGGCCGCCGTCGAGGAGCGCAGGATGCTGTGGCGTGGCCAGGCGAGGGCAGCCGCCCCGCAGATGCTGCCTGAAAGCCGGTGGATGGAGAAAGCCTTCGGATCCATGATGCCGGCAGGCTCGCAGCACCAGTCCGGCGACATCATCAAGGGCGCTGGCGCAAGCTCGGGCCGCGTGACCGCTCCGGCCCGGGTGCTGCGGGGGCCCCAGGATTTCCCATTCATGGAACCCGGCGACGTCCTGGTAGCCCGTATTACCACGCCGGCCTGGACCTCGCTGTTCGCCATGGCCTCGGCCGTGGTGACAGACGTCGGCGGCCCGTTGAGCCACAGCTCCATCGTGGCCCGCGAGTACGGCATCCCGGCCGTGCTTGGCACCGGAGTGGCCACGCAGCGGCTGACCAGCGGGCAGCAGATCCGGGTTGATGGCGACGCCGGTACGGTCACCGTCGAGCATCCGGCTACTGCCCAGGCCGCACGGGCGGTGGCATGA
- a CDS encoding PadR family transcriptional regulator, producing the protein MEFDQELTRAALQQAVLGVLSHGERHGYAIAEVLRHHGFTRIKGGTLYPLLKRLEDQGFVEHVWHHEQAGPGRKQFTLTERGRDELKRSATAWQRMSQALTQIRNTRQDQP; encoded by the coding sequence ATGGAGTTCGACCAGGAGCTGACCCGGGCTGCTCTCCAGCAGGCAGTTTTAGGGGTGCTCAGCCACGGCGAACGCCATGGGTACGCCATCGCCGAGGTCCTCCGTCACCACGGTTTCACCCGGATCAAGGGCGGAACTCTCTATCCGCTCCTCAAGAGGCTGGAGGACCAAGGCTTCGTGGAGCACGTGTGGCACCACGAGCAGGCAGGCCCGGGCCGCAAGCAATTCACCCTCACCGAGCGGGGCCGTGATGAGTTGAAGCGTTCGGCAACGGCCTGGCAGCGCATGAGCCAGGCCCTCACCCAGATCCGAAACACGCGACAGGACCAACCATGA